From the Accumulibacter sp. genome, one window contains:
- the rfbC gene encoding dTDP-4-dehydrorhamnose 3,5-epimerase, with amino-acid sequence MKLIPTQLPEVLRIEPKVFGDSRGFFMESWNRTTFASIGLNVDFVQDNHSCSGKGVLRGLHYQLRQPQGKLVRVTSGAVYDVAVDLRRSSPNFGKWTGHELNAENKHMLWVPPGFAHGFLVLSESADFLYKTTDYYAPEHEHSVLWNDPAIGIRWPLEAEPALSAKDKAGSLLKDAQIYP; translated from the coding sequence GAAACTCATCCCAACGCAACTGCCGGAAGTGCTGCGGATTGAACCGAAAGTCTTTGGCGATTCCCGCGGATTCTTCATGGAAAGCTGGAACCGCACAACTTTCGCCAGCATCGGGCTCAATGTCGATTTCGTGCAGGACAACCACTCCTGCTCTGGCAAGGGAGTGCTGCGCGGTTTGCATTACCAACTCCGGCAGCCGCAGGGCAAGCTGGTGCGGGTGACCAGTGGCGCGGTCTACGATGTTGCCGTCGACCTGCGCAGAAGCTCGCCAAACTTCGGCAAATGGACCGGCCATGAACTCAACGCCGAAAACAAGCACATGCTGTGGGTGCCGCCCGGCTTCGCGCACGGCTTTCTCGTGCTTTCCGAATCCGCCGACTTTCTCTACAAGACTACCGATTACTACGCACCGGAACACGAGCACAGCGTGCTCTGGAACGACCCGGCCATCGGCATTCGTTGGCCGCTCGAGGCCGAGCCGGCGCTGTCCGCCAAGGACAAGGCCGGTAGCTTGCTGAAGG